The following DNA comes from Candidatus Poribacteria bacterium.
CGAGAATCACCTTTTCCCATTCCCTGCCCTTGGCTTTGTGGATCGTTGTCACTTCAATAGGGGTCGCGCGCCTGGCGAGCATCTCTTGAATCCGGTCGGTTTCGTAGTTCGTGCGTGCCAAAACAGCGGTTTCCTGAGATGATTTCAATTCACGGCGTAAGAGGGTTTCTACAGTCTCAGGGGTTGTCCCAACAATTTTTATGTCCTGCTGTCGCGGATTATGCGCCCGAAGGTTTTTGTTGATTCTCGGCTCATTTCGCTCAATCAAGGCTCTTGCGTGTTCAACGATCGTTGATGTAGAACGATAGTTTCGCGTGATTTCGTATTTCGCGACATCCCGTCGATCCGTGAATTCCTGCATAATTTCGGAATCCCCGCCACGAAACCCGTAAATCGCTTGGTCGTCGTCGCCGACAGCAAAGAGGTTCTCCGATAACAGTGAAATCAGTCGAAAATCAGCGGGGGAAATGTCTTGGAATTCGTCAACGAGTAGATACGGATATGTGTCGCGGTAGGTTTGCCGAAGATCTGGACACGTTTCAAGCAGGTTCGCGGCGTGGATAATCATATCCTCGAAATCGACAGCGTTTGCCTCGGTTTTAAGTGTTTCATATTTTACGGCAAATGCCTGCGCGACGGGGTCCTCAAGCGTTGTTGGGTCGAACAATCCGGTGGTGACTTTGCGTTTCGCTCGCATAACGGTCTCTTTTATCTCGTTGAAGCGATCGCGGAGATTCTCAAAATCAGGGTCTCTGTCGAGGTGTGCCGTGTATGGCATCTCAAAATGCTGACAGAACATTTCGAGAATCAGTTGGTTGCTATACTGCACTCGCAACGGATCTGCACGATTAAACACACTTGCCTGGTTTTTGTAGAAGTCAATCCAGTGTGCTTCGCGATGGTTTGCCTCTCGCCCTGGCACTCGTTCAAGCACCTCAAAAATGAAGTGGGACTCGCCTTCAGACCGGATCGCTTGTCGGAGTCTGTCGTTCGAGGAGTGCTCGAAGTGTTCCATCCGTCGCCGCTCTGGTTGTGTCGTTTGTCCGATATAGCACTTACCGGTGCTTTTGCTCTCTATTTTATAGATAGCA
Coding sequences within:
- a CDS encoding AAA family ATPase; the protein is MGAAHAEVNFMRLDRNQEKAVNHGTGPAIVIAGPGSGKTTVVTARILNLVQTHNIPPSQILAIAFNRKAVEEMETRILRELTSSKPVIRTLHAFGKDIITENYERAGFNQIPEIWTGQIDEIIAQEQTQIEREASNVSVAIYKIESKSTGKCYIGQTTQPERRRMEHFEHSSNDRLRQAIRSEGESHFIFEVLERVPGREANHREAHWIDFYKNQASVFNRADPLRVQYSNQLILEMFCQHFEMPYTAHLDRDPDFENLRDRFNEIKETVMRAKRKVTTGLFDPTTLEDPVAQAFAVKYETLKTEANAVDFEDMIIHAANLLETCPDLRQTYRDTYPYLLVDEFQDISPADFRLISLLSENLFAVGDDDQAIYGFRGGDSEIMQEFTDRRDVAKYEITRNYRSTSTIVEHARALIERNEPRINKNLRAHNPRQQDIKIVGTTPETVETLLRRELKSSQETAVLARTNYETDRIQEMLARRATPIEVTTIHKAKGREWEKVILVHNTLGRRFPRRDNNLAEERRVFYVAMTRAKVELVVLGGHCPFVPEFEKIPKNISYYLRQFAYWRARRRVKKASDRK